TATTACGtgtagcatttatatatgtTAAATGTATCTAAATACAAGCCATGCCCTTCAAGCAGTCTCAACTTGTAATACTTAATCCGAGTTTCTATGTAGTAATCTATAATCATAAATTTCATTTATAGTACGAAACGAGTAATTTAGCATTTTAATAGAAATGCATCTGTGCATTTTCTACATTTGGCTGGCTCTACTAAGTTCCTTAATTATTCGATTTGCACAATTTCAGGGATCGAACATGTGGGCATGTAATAGTGCGGTATGGTTATTTTTAATGTGGCTGCTTGGTCCTTTTGGCGAAGCATTAGAAGAAGGAATATATCCTTACCTGAAAACACGTATTAGCATTAGTGTCTTCGTGAGCATAATATTTCAATATCTCCTTAGATGTGAAAGAGCCTCAAATCCGATTAGGGGTATGACAGGGTAGAGGGGTTTGCGCACGAGTGGGTGGGATATCAGCCATGCCACGCAATGAGACCCCACAAAGAATTGAGACAGCAGTAATACGATCAGCTGTCACAAAAAAGTGCCACAGCTTACATGTTCTTCTTTCAGGTATTCAGCTGGGACGGACCGATTCCGTTGCTGCCTATGTCTCcaccagaaaaaaaacttgtaTACATGAATCAAGCCAATACGTAGTGAGCAGCTGAGGACGAAGCGTTCTTGACGCACAAGACAGTCTGATCTCAATACAGCAAAGATGACGCTAACGATGGACTCTATGTCACTGAGCGGGAGTTTCCGACGCCAGTACCGATAAATGCAGTCAGACAAACATGAAGCCGGTTCGTGAGCTGACCAACTCTGGCATGGAAGGCTTCGTCTCCCCTTAAGCGGCATAACAAGTATTTCATGATATAGATAGGCTAGAAAGAAGAACCCATTGCCATCTATCAAACTGAAAATCATCCTTACTAAATCAAGCAAATGGACACcaagtaattaaagtaattaacgAAGACTTAGTTGCTCGCTACAAGCACTTGGTTTATTAAATGCTTCTCTAATCACACCCTTTCCTGAACTGGCCGTCAAATGAAAGGACCTCGTAATAAGGGAAAGAGGATTTTATTATCCGATAACACGGACAATTAATGCGCTATTAGGAACAAAGAGGTAAGTACTAACATTATGACACAAGAAAGACCCTAGTTAATGTAAGCGGCAATGCTAATATACTAGAAAGAATGAGGCAGCATAATTCCCCTAAAAGTTTTGATTCTGAATAACCTCTAACGTTCACTTCAGCCTAAATTGCTATTGTGTAAAAGACAGACCTGCTCACATAGAACGTAGCATTATCCTTGTAAGGGTTGCCTATTTCCAACGGTTACACATCCACTATGGCTGCCTAATACTCATAACGGTCTCTATCCTTGTTTCCTTTTACTTACACAATATACTATCTCGATTAAACGTAGTGTAATAATTAAGAGCTAATGTAAGCCAATTCTTGTCTATGGCTAAAGCAGAATTACACATTAATGTAATCCAAGCGTAATCTGTGTCTCTCCTTTCCAATTGTATACCATCACCGGGAATAACACTCCGCCTGGCCGAGTAATACAGACTCTTTGACCGCTAGTGTTTAGCAACCAATAGGAGAAAACATGGTAAGGAGCTTAACTAGCTTGAACCAAACTATGTGGAGTAGCAAATTAGGTAAAGGGGCGACTCATGAGCATGGTACCTGGTTGTCAAACGGTTAGTTAAGTTTCCATATCCAGGGACGAACTCTACTCGAACTCCACTCGTTGGTTGCTCACGCTCTCTTCACGTATTTTTATGACCCCTGATGTCCACATTTATCCGAAAAATACCACCAAATACGTCCTAGATGGAGGGCTCTTAAACAAATATATCCCCTAACAGTATGGAGGCAAGAGACCTGCCCCACAGTCTCCAACTCACAGTGATATCCTTCAACTCTAGAGAATATTATCCATGTCTTATAAGAACAATGCATAAAGGCGAAGGAAGATAGTGATCAAGGGTTGAATTAACCAgggtattttttataatctgGGCTGGCTCACCAACTTGGCCTCGATCTCAGAACTTTAAACCCAATATGCTTCAGCCTCTACTGTATATGTATGTTACTGGTCTTATCGAGGGAGGCTAAACAATTTAAGGAATAGCATGCATGCCGTTGAAAAAGGACGTCAATAGGGCTGAATTTGGGTATTGAAGTGTCATCTAAAATGGGGGGCCATGTAAGAGAATATTGGGTGCCCATGAACTGATGATAGGTCAACTAGGGAACAGCAACTCTTCCGACCGCCCGGTACCCAAAGCATGCGAGGCTCTTTTGGGGTGTTAGATGCAAACATTCTTAGAAGACTGTTTCCACTCCCAGAGATTTGTTGATGTAAGTGGTTGTGGAGAACATGATGGGGAAACTTAGCGAGAGCCAAAGATCGGGATAGAGAAGTGGCTCAGGATATGAATCCTACTTTGGGCTGCAATATGTAGGTAGGGAAGATAAAACCTACTCGCCATACTAATTACAGATAATTTGATGAGAGCAGACCTGTAAGCTGACAGGTGGAGTAAGGAATAGTTTGAAGTAAACAAGCTGGGTAACTACATAATTTATTAAACGTAAACTTACTGATCAGTGCATTTTCCAACTAAACCATTTAATTACAAAGATTGTAAATGAGAAAAATCCACCCGGGTATCGTAAACTCCAATAAAGTGGACATGCATTGAGTATAACTTTTGAAAGAGAGTGTCGTTGTTGACTCTGAACGTCGTTATGCGCATGGCAGCAATGACTGTATACGAGGTTCCCTTCCAAAAACTGTTCAGTGGAGAGTCCCCATATATTGACCAAGTCGCCAAGATTTAGGATCACACTATAGcattaaaggaaaatgcatCCATGATATTGGCCCAGGTATTGCAAAACAACTACTGACCCTCTCTTGATCCAGTATAACGGTTCTGCAACATCACGAGGCTTGGTACATTTATGGGGACACTCCACAAGTGAGTCTTGCGTGAATACCCGGTATCTCCAAGCGCTGCCTAATGTTGTTGTCTCGCCATCTTTTTTACTGAATTCGTGTAGTGGGCAAGGCAGCAAGAATGTAGGGGGACTCCCTGGTATCTTGCGAGGGCTGTGTGTTGGCGCTAAGCTTCCATGTAATTATCATCAATCACGATCACTGCTTTCTATTATTGCAAGAATTACAGTGCAAGCACAGCGGGGGCCAGCGCATTTCCCAATTTTATCATTTATATTGGTAATGGTGCAATTTGTGTTTTACGGTACGGCTAATGTCGTTATCACAACTAGAAACGGTTCCTGGCTATTTTCATTTAGTGATGACACCCTGTCAAAGCCAAGAAACTAAATAAGTCGCCGCAAATTCGATCCTAAAATGGAAATCAAGACTTTGACAACAATGGCTATCAGTTGCTCGGCTCGAAGGATTTAAGGAAGAGCTGAGACACTGTGGCAGTGGCGATCTTCCCCAACTGAACAGTTTCGTCGTCGAATAGAAGTCGTGGTAAAACGCCCATACAGGGAAGCGTTGCTCGAAGGTCACCTATCTCTGTAGGAGTGAGTGTGAGTGGCTTACCCTCCTTTGCTCCATGCGATAAGCAGGGTAATCATTACTCCGCACGTGGGCGAAGTGTGAGATGGATGCATGCAACCCTGAGCACTGCAAGGAGTCCATCTCAATAATGCAACCCTCTCGCTGATGTGGGTTTGGCAAAAATCATGTCATTAGTTTATCGAGTTTACAAGTGGTAAACCTCCTCGTCAGGGTTTTGTCTTCCAGAAAACCCCCCTTGTGCTGTGAACCAAGCAAGCTGTTCGTAGTTGAGAAGTGAGATGCACTAGGCTCGTTCTCCTCGTAAAAGATGACATCTACAGCCGCATGTGGACCGTGAACAGGGGACTAACGGAATCTCGGTGCGGATAGGTGTGGATGTCAGCAATCAGGAAATCTCTGTTCGACATATACACCTGATTCTGGTTACACACTTGGGGTATTTTGCGTATTATAGGGCGAGTGTCCACGGAACCGCCTGCTAGCGCTACCGGGAGTGACACAGACACTTGCGTTTTCGTCCTGCTTTAGGGTCCCGGAAGGCCGAAGATCTAGGACTGATGGAGTATGGACGCGCATTGACGACATATGCCACATGTTGCTTGGAGTGGTGGGTGTGAGGGCGAGACGGTTCATTATCTAAGATATGCGAGGGCAAGATAGTATTGCATGTACACGCGCGCTGCTAATGAAAGCCTCCAGAGTCTAAGTAGTGCAAAAACAGCCAATCACATTGTAATTCTACAAATAATCCTCCCAGCCCTTCAGCTCCTGTATGACACTCGATAACCTCGTCTCGACGGCCGGTAAAAACACGTCGTTGACATCGTGTTGCTTTAGCCTCGTGACTGCGGCTAAAAGCTCTCTGCACCGTACCAACAGTGAGACCCGAAGGATGTGTGCCCACTCATGCTTCGATTCAACGTGGTAGTCCCCCACATTGCACAGTCTTGCGGCGGCAGAAGGATTCTCATCCTCGACTTCTTGTCGCATCTGTCGAATGCAGTTCGCGGCACCCCTTTCTAAATACAGCGAAAGCCCCTCTATGACGAGTACGATAAGCTTAGTCGTCGCTCGAGGCGTTTGGCTGTGGTCGCAGGATATCCACGAGTTGAGGCGTGCCAGGGCAATCTTTTGGTAGCCGAGTATAGTGTCGCTGGAAACGTCCACGTTGTTTTCGTATTGTAGTTCAAGCTCTTCGAGCATGTGAAGCGCAGACTGGGCACAGGCGCATAGGTTTCCGTCCTTGATAGACGGGCTATCGCCCAGGCACAACCCTTCTGTCGTTCTCAGCGTCCGTCGTGGTGCTGCGGGAAACGGCTGACTTTGTGATGGAGAGATGCTGTTGCTTGAAGCTAGACTGCTAAGATCGCCCAGGGTGGAGTTTAATTGATCAAGGTCTATTTGACGGATCGCGGTGTTAGTATAAGCTGGATAACAACCACCTGCCCAAAGAAAAGCCTTACCGATATTGAAGCTGTCACTCAAGTCCAATGAAAAATATGAAGGGCTGAAATCCAGCGACGGCGAGAATTCTGAAGTGGGAACTGTGGAAGCAAGGGGATGAGAGTCTCCTATGGGCGCCGCAGATGTGCTACTGCCGCTCTCTCCATTCTTGAGGCTCGTCTCACTGCTCGAGCCGCCTTTTGTGCTGTCGTGACTGTCGGTGGGAGGCGAATTCTTTCGTCTCTTGGTGCCACGCTTGGTTCTCTCTGGAAAGACGCATGTAATACCCGTCCCTTGACATCGCTGGCAGCCTGTGCTTTCTCCAGAGCATTTGACCTGTAGGCTGTGGTGTTAGTGGCGCGTGCGTCTCAATGAGCATGatgctataattattatttacacACTTTTCGAGCCCGGCATTCTATACAAGCGAGGCGTGATTGTCGATATTCGCCAAAGGTGTGATTGCTGGCCATCTTGGATACGCTGTCGGCTTCCGCCGAGCCGTTGTTGTAGGAGATTGTGTAGAACATGTTTGCGGGTCCGTGCCGATAAGACGGCTTGGTGTACGGTTGCAAGAGAGTGGCTCCGGCAATGGTATTAAAGATGAAATAAGGAAAGAGATGACACAGCCAGAAATAGAAACTAGGGCAGAGGTAATAACTAGTAGACGACGCAGAATGTCGTCAATGGAAACTCGATAACAACCGGATTTGTTTGTGTGAGCGTGGCGTAAAGCTTGGCATCTGAATATCCAGTGCAACCCAGGAAAAGTGAAGAAAGACTCAATCCTATAAGTTGTCTCGTAGGGCACGGCTCCTGTATACTCGCAACAGATCTACGGCCCCTCCGTACTTTTATCCCTAGTTCCAAAAGCTCACAAGTGATGATTTACCGACTCTTGGCCACCCTTGCAACCTGTCAGGAACGAACTAAGCGAACTTGGCAGCTTATAGGCTGTGTTTGTCGCCTCGCAGGACCAGCGACAACTGCTATTTTCCCGCAGCAGAGCTGATTCTTTGGTGCTCACCTATCCTGCACGCCCACGGCGCAGGCATACCCGAGTGTGCATATAACCTGATGTGCCCCCTTCCCATGTAGCAAGTACAGGTTAACTCGATTAGAATTAATATGTCTTTTGCCGCCCCACCGTGCAGTTCATGGACATTGTTGCATTCCGTTTAGCAACATGACATCAGCTGGATACATTAACATGCGCAATGCAAGCCGTTGCTAGCAGTTTGCCTTTAATTCATTAAACaagttaattttcttttatagagTATTTTAATGTTGCTTCTCATACAATAATACAATacaataaatttatttatttatttttaatttttaattttgtattttttattataatatggcaattaaagttatttataagtatttttattatattattattgtatAAAGCATTTCAAAAACAACTTGTATATTAAACTGAGGTTTTTTATACTGTTTATTTACagttttctatatattaatatatatatatatatatatatatatatatatataagggtGTGTATGTACAAAAACTAAGTACCTATGTATATGTTATATCCAAATGGAGATTTATAGAACAACACATGTAATCCCCCCCAGCCCATTGGATGGCGCAGCAGGGGTCAGGGGGCGTGGGCGAGCAAACGTGCTCGAGTTACGTTTACGTGTATTACTTGCTGGGTGGATAGACTAGCTGCCAACCAATCGACATGCCCCGGCAGCTCCCGCGATAGCCAGTGTGTCGGATGCCAGTAAGCGTGGATACGGGTGAGACAAGCCACCAATGCAATTCTCCATGGGCGCTTCTCGGCACCCTAATGCCATAAAGGCTGCCACACCTACGCCTCGGAGACAGAGGGAGCCATCAGTGGAGAGTTCTGGAGTTGCACGGCAGTTGCTCATGGGGCTTAGCTTGACGGTGCTCCGAATTGCAGGTTGCTTGCTAGCCCCTGCTAGTCTTGATGCTGGTGTTTATTTAGCAACCAGGGGTTCGGTATCCCCAGGCCTGCGTAGGATCCATCCAGTCGATATGCCCTCTAGTGCACCTGTGTCATGGGCTGAAAATCCTCCCAGAGCTCAAAAGGGATAGCACCGCAGTAGCGGCATGTCGAAGACCCCTTCGTCTGTTAGTGTTGCCATTGCAACGAGTACCTACATGTGCTGCTGATACGTTGACGTCCGTGCTTGCACAGGCGACCGCCACAAAGCCCTACCGTGGAGTTCCTGGCTGAGGCCGCAGGATTTAGGGCATGGACAttagctacatgtacttttgcATCTGGATGCTTTGGGTTTACTGCGAAAGCGCAAAGACCAGGGCCAGGCCCATCCGTTCATCAGGGAGCCCCCCATGAGCAATCGAAGCCTCCCCAATCTCAGCGCTAAAACTCGTCGTATTTGAAGCATTGGGCTGGTGGAGTGATGCAAAGTTTCACACGTGGGATCTGACTGCATAATACGGAGGGCAGTGGCTgcaggcagaagaaggagggggcAAAGGGAGGGGGGCACAGCCAGCGGAGGGAGGCAGCAAGTGCCTATCTCTGTCTATTGCGCAAGTGAAGCATATTCCCTCGGAACACTGGATTGTGGATTGTGATGGAAGCCCCTCCACTATTTACCATGATCGGTCGAGAGATTGCCCAGGATAGCTAGCGGACCActttataaagaaagattCACAGTTCAACGTCTCGAGTGCCATGCGGTAGCTGAAAACGTGTGAAAGCGGGGGTtgtgggaagagaaaagaggaacgTTACGTAGCCAATATCAAGCCGCCGTCTAGCTAGTTGTCTCTTTTGCTCAGCTGAACCGTAAGAGGAAAGCATACAAAATAAACATCTCATTCAATACCTACACCCAGGACAAACGTCGAGATGAGAAAACTAGGCTCAGTATG
The Trichoderma asperellum chromosome 7, complete sequence DNA segment above includes these coding regions:
- a CDS encoding uncharacterized protein (EggNog:ENOG41) — protein: MFYTISYNNGSAEADSVSKMASNHTFGEYRQSRLACIECRARKVKCSGESTGCQRCQGTGITCVFPERTKRGTKRRKNSPPTDSHDSTKGGSSSETSLKNGESGSSTSAAPIGDSHPLASTVPTSEFSPSLDFSPSYFSLDLSDSFNIDLDQLNSTLGDLSSLASSNSISPSQSQPFPAAPRRTLRTTEGLCLGDSPSIKDGNLCACAQSALHMLEELELQYENNVDVSSDTILGYQKIALARLNSWISCDHSQTPRATTKLIVLVIEGLSLYLERGAANCIRQMRQEVEDENPSAAARLCNVGDYHVESKHEWAHILRVSLLVRCRELLAAVTRLKQHDVNDVFLPAVETRLSSVIQELKGWEDYL